A genome region from Chryseobacterium sp. G0186 includes the following:
- a CDS encoding VWA domain-containing protein: MTTLKILAVAAAFLSSGKATDIRCSKSSLENRNVTVQNASVPLVNSISKDNKIQIALLLDTSNSMDGLIDQAKSRLWNIVNTLTTLKYNGKAPQVEIALYEYGNDGIRDENYIRQVTPLTQDLDLVSEKLFALRTNGGSEYCGAVIRDAANNLNWDSNEKSMKLIYIAGNEPFNQGKIDYKEVISKTKDKNIYTNTIFCGSREEGIRSYWQNGATTGGGKYFNIDSDKKVIYIETPYDIRISECNAKLNSTYIYYGNRGSEYKMKQITQDKNAEVQSVSNLVERTVSKSKKNAYKNEHWDLIDKAEKDAGFIANMKESELPEELKGKSKEEIKKAVAIKSADREKIQGEIEELSKKRQLYIDNEMKKRGTDDSDDLGKAIESSIQELAKKNGYSL; the protein is encoded by the coding sequence ATGACAACTTTAAAAATTTTAGCAGTAGCAGCAGCTTTTTTAAGCTCCGGTAAAGCTACAGACATTCGCTGCTCGAAAAGCAGTCTGGAAAACCGAAATGTAACCGTACAAAATGCTTCTGTACCTCTCGTAAATAGTATATCAAAGGATAATAAAATCCAGATAGCCCTTTTACTGGATACCTCCAATAGCATGGACGGGTTGATTGATCAGGCAAAATCAAGACTTTGGAATATCGTGAATACTTTGACCACATTAAAATATAACGGTAAGGCACCCCAAGTGGAGATCGCTCTTTATGAATACGGAAATGATGGCATCCGTGATGAAAACTACATCCGCCAGGTCACTCCTCTTACCCAGGATCTTGATCTGGTTTCTGAAAAATTATTTGCCTTAAGAACCAATGGCGGAAGTGAATATTGTGGTGCCGTAATTCGGGATGCCGCTAATAATCTGAACTGGGACAGCAATGAAAAAAGCATGAAACTGATTTATATTGCGGGTAATGAACCATTCAATCAGGGAAAAATTGACTATAAAGAAGTCATCTCAAAAACGAAAGATAAAAATATCTATACCAATACTATTTTCTGTGGAAGCCGCGAAGAAGGAATCCGAAGCTACTGGCAGAATGGTGCCACTACAGGAGGTGGTAAATACTTCAATATCGACAGTGATAAAAAAGTGATCTATATTGAAACGCCATACGACATCAGGATTTCCGAATGTAATGCGAAACTGAATAGTACCTATATTTATTATGGAAATCGCGGTTCCGAATATAAAATGAAGCAAATTACCCAGGATAAAAATGCAGAAGTGCAATCCGTTTCCAATCTGGTGGAAAGAACCGTTTCCAAGTCCAAAAAGAATGCTTACAAAAATGAGCATTGGGACCTGATAGATAAAGCTGAAAAAGATGCCGGATTTATCGCCAATATGAAAGAAAGCGAACTTCCTGAAGAACTGAAAGGAAAAAGCAAAGAGGAAATAAAGAAAGCAGTGGCCATAAAATCGGCAGACCGTGAAAAGATTCAAGGAGAGATTGAGGAACTTTCTAAAAAACGTCAGCTATACATTGACAATGAAATGAAAAAAAGAGGAACTGATGATTCTGATGATCTTGGAAAAGCCATTGAAAGCTCTATACAGGAATTGGCTAAAAAGAATGGATATAGCCTGTAG
- a CDS encoding CinA family nicotinamide mononucleotide deamidase-related protein produces MEKAVLITIGDEILSGNTIDTNSNFIASELKNIGIKVVQIFTISDEIETIKNTLGAAFEQGDLIITTGGLGPTRDDKTKKALAEFFNDEIALDEVTFNHLKGYMEKRGRIDILERNREQAFVPTKSVVFQNHFGTAPCMMMELDGKLCYSLPGVPYEVKPLIKDQIIPYLQEKFSLNYIHSRIISVVGIPESILADTIEDWELVLPENISLSYLPVGTRVKLRITASGDNESTLKQQTEDEIQKLLPLIKENVIAISEDKIENILAEILTERKLTISTAESCTGGELAKMITSVSGSSKYFFGGIVPYATEKKIKILNVSRETVNQFTVVSEQVAQEMAKGCQDLFDTDISLSTTGVAGPGKGEDGKDIGTVFYTIRINDREVTSKLYMPHLERVDFMNFVSQKVIQDLVGLLVSQ; encoded by the coding sequence ATGGAAAAAGCCGTTCTGATTACCATTGGTGATGAAATCCTTTCTGGAAATACAATAGATACCAATTCCAATTTTATTGCCTCCGAACTGAAGAATATCGGGATAAAGGTTGTACAGATCTTTACGATTTCAGATGAAATAGAAACCATTAAAAATACGTTAGGTGCAGCCTTTGAACAGGGAGACTTAATCATCACAACAGGAGGATTGGGACCTACCAGAGACGATAAAACGAAAAAGGCACTTGCTGAGTTTTTCAATGACGAAATTGCGCTGGATGAGGTCACTTTTAACCATCTTAAAGGGTATATGGAAAAACGTGGTCGTATTGATATTCTTGAAAGAAACAGAGAACAGGCCTTTGTTCCTACAAAATCCGTTGTTTTTCAAAATCATTTCGGTACAGCCCCATGCATGATGATGGAACTGGATGGAAAATTATGTTACAGTCTGCCTGGCGTTCCGTATGAAGTAAAACCATTGATCAAAGATCAGATTATTCCTTATTTACAAGAGAAATTTAGCCTTAATTATATTCACTCAAGAATTATTTCTGTAGTCGGTATTCCCGAAAGTATTCTCGCGGATACCATTGAAGATTGGGAACTTGTCCTTCCTGAAAATATTTCGCTGTCTTATCTTCCGGTGGGAACCCGTGTTAAGCTGAGAATTACAGCATCGGGTGATAATGAAAGTACTCTAAAACAACAGACCGAAGACGAAATCCAAAAACTTCTTCCTCTCATCAAGGAGAATGTAATTGCCATATCCGAAGATAAAATTGAGAATATTCTGGCTGAAATACTTACCGAAAGAAAATTAACGATTTCTACTGCAGAAAGCTGTACGGGAGGGGAACTGGCAAAGATGATTACTTCAGTTTCCGGAAGCTCAAAGTATTTTTTTGGTGGCATTGTTCCTTATGCTACGGAAAAAAAGATTAAAATTTTAAATGTTTCCAGAGAAACTGTAAATCAATTTACGGTTGTGAGTGAGCAGGTGGCTCAGGAAATGGCAAAAGGATGTCAGGATTTATTTGATACCGATATCTCTCTTTCTACAACCGGAGTTGCAGGCCCCGGGAAAGGAGAGGATGGCAAAGATATAGGAACCGTTTTCTATACCATAAGGATCAATGATCGGGAGGTCACTTCAAAATTATATATGCCTCATCTGGAAAGGGTGGATTTTATGAATTTTGTTTCTCAAAAGGTCATTCAGGACCTGGTGGGACTCCTTGTAAGCCAGTAA
- a CDS encoding NAD(P)/FAD-dependent oxidoreductase, whose amino-acid sequence MDLKSNEPFWLLKNGLMTSYPSLKSDEKCDVLIIGGGITGSLIAHQMIEDGYNTILIDKRELCNGSTSATTSMLQYEIDVPLDELIEKIGKKGAVESYKACSDAIDTMERLSKKIRSNAGFKRKKSLYFASKKKDIKWLQKEYTIRKDTGFDVKWLTAEQILEKFGFENTYGGIVSKQGASIDAFQFAHELCRYNVRKGLKIFDKTEMIKVEYRKGFNLATMDSGFQIKAKKIIYCIGYESKSLLKESFVNLKSTYAVVSEIDADKFKNISSTLVWNTDDPYLYMRTTDDGRLLIGGGDEDFYGAEKRDALLDKKEKEILKNLKKIKPDYHFYSDFVWAGTFGETKDGLPYIGVHEKFKNSYFVLGFGGNGITFSVTGMEMASLFMKNKKHVLSRYFKFGR is encoded by the coding sequence ATGGATCTCAAATCGAACGAACCTTTTTGGCTTTTAAAAAATGGACTGATGACTTCTTATCCCTCCCTAAAATCAGATGAAAAATGTGATGTGTTAATCATTGGCGGTGGAATTACCGGAAGCCTTATTGCACATCAGATGATAGAAGATGGGTATAATACCATTCTTATTGATAAACGGGAACTCTGCAACGGAAGTACTTCTGCCACCACGTCAATGCTTCAGTATGAAATAGATGTTCCTCTTGATGAACTGATAGAAAAAATAGGAAAGAAAGGTGCTGTTGAAAGCTATAAGGCTTGTTCTGATGCTATTGATACAATGGAAAGACTTTCAAAAAAGATACGGTCTAATGCAGGATTTAAACGAAAAAAGTCCTTATACTTTGCTTCAAAAAAGAAAGATATAAAATGGCTTCAAAAAGAATATACAATTAGAAAAGATACCGGATTTGATGTGAAATGGCTAACTGCAGAACAAATTCTTGAAAAATTCGGTTTTGAAAATACTTACGGCGGAATTGTATCAAAGCAGGGGGCGAGTATTGATGCTTTTCAGTTTGCCCATGAGCTGTGCAGGTACAACGTAAGGAAAGGCCTGAAAATATTTGATAAAACAGAAATGATAAAAGTAGAATATCGTAAAGGTTTTAATCTTGCAACCATGGACAGCGGATTTCAGATAAAAGCAAAAAAAATAATTTATTGCATTGGTTATGAAAGCAAAAGCCTATTGAAGGAAAGCTTTGTCAATCTAAAAAGTACCTATGCAGTTGTTTCCGAAATAGATGCAGACAAGTTCAAGAATATTAGCAGCACCTTGGTCTGGAATACGGATGATCCCTATCTTTATATGAGAACTACTGATGATGGAAGACTTTTGATAGGAGGTGGCGATGAAGATTTTTATGGTGCCGAAAAACGGGATGCTTTATTGGATAAAAAGGAAAAAGAAATTCTGAAAAACCTCAAAAAAATAAAGCCGGATTATCACTTCTATTCCGATTTTGTCTGGGCAGGAACATTTGGTGAAACTAAGGATGGACTTCCTTATATTGGAGTACATGAAAAATTCAAAAACTCTTATTTTGTACTAGGTTTTGGAGGAAATGGGATTACTTTTTCTGTGACGGGTATGGAAATGGCTTCTTTATTTATGAAGAATAAAAAACATGTATTGTCCAGATATTTTAAATTTGGGAGGTGA
- a CDS encoding DUF4139 domain-containing protein has product MKRYLLLLITFSVAFIKAQEIKKEIDVKQATVFLQGAKVFGSTNVSLQKGRNKVRIINLPNNLDENTYKINLEKNTTLLSITPQSNFLKDEELSDGERKLDDERKKLQRQVNLLNIQVKNLTGEQNIINDNLKISTNDKSTPQEQLVKLTEFYRKRMLDIDNQVFLLNEQKYVLDESITKLNKQSTEEQTHKNTNRKELLLEILADNDTSLNLGISYIVSDAGWIPSYDLRAESVKKPLEMVYKGKIYQKTGQDWKNVKLFVSTYRPSYNQDRPILSPLYVAEYTPHNQMQEIAGYKFKKEAATANAYQMREDAVAKPSQIPIASVSDNQMNVIYELNYNQTILSQEKEQYVILDKKQIDATYKYHTVPKVNNQVFLMAFIKNWQNLNLITGEANIYFEDNYIGKTNITSNYVKDEFPISLGVDERITVKRMKLEDKTSQKSMNSNKWETESYQISIRNNTKESIELEVLDQLPISENSRIMVKTIELGSGKLDEKTGSILWNKNIGSGGSEKINFSYEVKYPKEMQIQYYSR; this is encoded by the coding sequence ATGAAACGCTATCTTTTACTACTCATAACATTTTCGGTTGCCTTTATAAAAGCACAGGAAATAAAAAAGGAAATTGATGTAAAACAGGCCACAGTTTTTCTTCAGGGAGCTAAAGTCTTTGGAAGCACCAATGTAAGTCTTCAGAAAGGAAGAAATAAAGTAAGGATCATCAATCTTCCCAATAATCTGGATGAAAACACGTATAAAATCAATCTTGAGAAAAATACGACACTTCTTTCCATCACTCCCCAAAGTAATTTTTTGAAAGATGAGGAATTATCTGATGGAGAAAGAAAACTGGATGATGAAAGAAAAAAGCTTCAAAGACAGGTCAACCTGCTGAATATTCAGGTAAAGAACCTTACCGGCGAGCAGAATATCATCAACGATAATTTAAAGATTTCAACCAATGATAAGTCAACCCCGCAGGAACAACTTGTAAAGCTTACAGAATTTTACAGAAAAAGAATGCTGGACATTGATAATCAGGTCTTTTTACTGAATGAGCAGAAATATGTTCTGGATGAAAGTATAACCAAGCTCAACAAACAATCTACAGAGGAGCAAACCCATAAAAATACCAACAGAAAGGAACTTTTGCTTGAGATTCTTGCAGACAATGATACCAGCCTGAATCTTGGGATAAGCTATATCGTTTCCGATGCAGGCTGGATCCCATCCTATGATCTACGAGCTGAGTCTGTAAAAAAACCTCTTGAAATGGTTTACAAGGGAAAGATCTATCAGAAAACAGGGCAGGATTGGAAAAACGTGAAACTGTTTGTTTCTACTTACCGACCGTCTTACAATCAGGACAGACCTATCCTATCTCCATTGTATGTGGCAGAATATACTCCACACAATCAAATGCAGGAAATAGCTGGTTATAAGTTTAAAAAGGAAGCGGCTACCGCAAATGCCTATCAGATGAGAGAAGATGCCGTAGCAAAACCGAGCCAGATTCCAATTGCATCTGTGTCCGACAACCAGATGAACGTAATCTATGAACTCAACTACAATCAAACAATTCTAAGTCAGGAAAAAGAACAATACGTAATCCTGGATAAAAAACAGATTGATGCCACCTACAAATACCATACAGTTCCAAAAGTGAATAACCAGGTCTTCCTGATGGCTTTTATAAAAAACTGGCAAAACCTCAACCTCATTACAGGAGAAGCCAATATTTACTTTGAAGATAATTATATCGGGAAAACCAATATCACAAGCAATTATGTAAAAGACGAATTTCCTATCTCTCTGGGTGTAGATGAAAGAATTACTGTAAAGAGAATGAAGCTGGAGGATAAAACTTCTCAAAAATCAATGAACTCCAATAAATGGGAGACAGAATCTTACCAGATAAGCATCCGAAACAATACCAAGGAAAGCATTGAGCTGGAAGTTCTGGATCAGCTGCCTATCAGTGAAAATTCCAGGATTATGGTAAAAACGATAGAGCTTGGCAGTGGAAAGCTTGATGAAAAAACAGGAAGTATTCTTTGGAACAAGAATATCGGTTCCGGAGGTTCTGAAAAAATCAACTTCTCCTATGAAGTGAAATATCCAAAAGAAATGCAGATTCAATATTACAGCAGATAA
- a CDS encoding lipocalin family protein codes for MKTFHKIILPVSLGALVFLAFNSYSVGIPKGAVAVKNFDVKKYLGRWYEIARFDYRFEKNMDNVTAEYSENPNGTVQVRNKGYDYVKKLWNESIGEAKFVKNTTEARFKVSFFKPIWAGYNVIDIDEDYQYALVAGSSLKYLWILSRTTTIPESIRQRFIEKAGKIGYKTEELIWVKHN; via the coding sequence ATGAAAACCTTTCATAAAATTATACTTCCCGTTTCATTAGGAGCACTGGTATTTCTTGCTTTTAATTCTTATTCCGTAGGAATTCCAAAAGGAGCCGTTGCTGTAAAGAATTTTGATGTTAAAAAATATCTGGGAAGATGGTACGAAATCGCCCGTTTTGATTATAGATTCGAGAAAAATATGGATAATGTCACAGCGGAGTACTCTGAAAATCCAAACGGAACCGTGCAGGTCAGAAATAAAGGTTATGATTATGTGAAAAAACTATGGAATGAATCCATTGGGGAAGCCAAATTTGTAAAAAATACTACTGAGGCACGGTTTAAAGTTTCTTTTTTCAAACCTATCTGGGCAGGATATAATGTCATAGATATTGATGAAGACTATCAATATGCCTTAGTAGCAGGAAGCAGCCTGAAATACTTGTGGATTTTATCCAGAACCACTACTATTCCTGAAAGTATCAGACAACGCTTTATAGAAAAAGCCGGAAAAATAGGGTATAAGACAGAGGAATTGATTTGGGTGAAGCATAATTAA
- a CDS encoding DUF4386 domain-containing protein: MSIHNKTARLAGFIYFVVIITGFFSLMYVPSQLIVWEDPALTFQNISSSVSLFRLGIASSMICYIAFALLPLVLYQLLKDVNANAASLMVIFAIISVPISFINLQSKFSVLTIIEGADYLKVFDAKQLQAQLMLLLSSYNKGILIVQIFWGLWLLPLGYLVYTSGFLPKILGIFLMLGCFGYIINVFGRTIIPHFSDYTLSGYITLPASIGEIGLGLWLLVVGVKNKSVNSIHLEK, from the coding sequence ATGAGTATCCATAATAAAACAGCCAGATTAGCAGGATTTATTTACTTTGTTGTCATCATAACCGGGTTTTTCAGTTTAATGTATGTTCCATCACAGCTTATTGTATGGGAAGACCCGGCTCTTACGTTTCAGAATATTTCCTCATCCGTATCTTTATTCAGACTGGGTATTGCCAGTAGTATGATTTGCTACATCGCGTTTGCCTTACTTCCTTTAGTTTTGTATCAGTTGTTGAAAGATGTTAATGCAAATGCTGCCAGCCTCATGGTAATTTTTGCTATCATAAGCGTTCCTATTTCATTCATTAATTTACAAAGTAAGTTTTCTGTACTTACCATTATCGAGGGAGCAGATTATTTAAAAGTATTTGATGCCAAGCAACTACAGGCACAACTGATGCTTCTATTAAGCAGCTATAACAAAGGAATTTTAATTGTTCAGATTTTCTGGGGACTTTGGCTGCTTCCATTGGGGTATCTGGTCTATACATCAGGTTTTTTACCAAAAATCTTAGGCATCTTTTTAATGCTGGGATGTTTCGGGTATATCATTAATGTTTTTGGCCGAACTATTATTCCCCATTTCTCAGACTACACCCTATCAGGTTATATAACATTACCGGCTTCAATCGGTGAAATTGGACTAGGATTGTGGTTGCTTGTGGTTGGTGTCAAAAACAAGTCTGTTAATTCCATTCATTTAGAAAAATAA
- a CDS encoding DUF6326 family protein: MNNSTKFEDIPVNVKIILAGLWASVTLCYLYGDYFELYTPGKAKGLVDGSNLLDTPLKLLIASIVLAIPAVMVFLSLILKPTVNRILNIAIGIFFTVVMLFIGISSFSDWYLFYSFLAGVECILTILIVKYAWKWKKI, translated from the coding sequence ATGAATAATTCTACAAAATTTGAAGATATCCCGGTCAATGTAAAGATCATACTTGCCGGGCTTTGGGCTTCCGTTACCTTATGTTATTTATATGGAGATTATTTTGAATTATATACTCCGGGAAAAGCAAAAGGTCTGGTAGATGGAAGTAATTTGTTAGACACTCCATTGAAGTTATTGATTGCTTCAATAGTCCTTGCCATTCCCGCTGTGATGGTATTTCTTTCCCTTATTTTAAAACCGACTGTTAATAGAATTCTTAATATTGCTATCGGAATATTTTTCACGGTGGTAATGCTGTTTATTGGTATTTCATCCTTTTCAGATTGGTATTTATTTTATTCTTTTCTTGCGGGAGTAGAGTGTATCCTCACAATATTGATCGTAAAATATGCCTGGAAATGGAAAAAAATATAA
- a CDS encoding SIMPL domain-containing protein: MKLKHFLLIGMVALGSFVNAQEIKKNAIEVTGVAEMEIEPDEIIFNIGIKADNKNDLADNEKKLFETLKNAGVKNEDIKFKSMYQNIYSKTAKFTKSYQFKANAKSNLSKIFEDLNQKWVSNLNISEVKNTKIADFRKAVKINALKAAKEKADYLLESMGKKTGNAIEIVEIEDYTSDMVMPVAYKGRMSNVQMEMADASTDISFDNIENIKLKYSIKTRYEIL; encoded by the coding sequence ATGAAATTGAAACATTTTCTATTAATCGGAATGGTAGCACTGGGAAGTTTTGTAAACGCTCAGGAAATAAAGAAAAACGCTATTGAAGTAACAGGTGTTGCTGAAATGGAAATAGAACCGGATGAAATCATCTTCAACATCGGAATCAAGGCAGATAACAAGAATGATCTTGCAGACAATGAAAAGAAGCTTTTTGAGACTTTAAAGAATGCCGGAGTGAAAAATGAGGATATCAAATTTAAATCGATGTATCAGAACATTTACTCTAAAACAGCAAAGTTCACTAAAAGCTATCAGTTTAAAGCGAATGCAAAGTCAAACCTCAGCAAAATTTTTGAAGATCTGAACCAAAAATGGGTAAGCAACCTGAACATTTCAGAAGTAAAGAATACCAAAATTGCAGACTTCAGAAAAGCAGTAAAAATCAATGCCTTAAAAGCAGCTAAAGAAAAAGCAGATTACCTGTTGGAAAGCATGGGTAAAAAGACAGGAAATGCTATTGAAATTGTAGAAATAGAAGACTACACTAGTGATATGGTAATGCCTGTTGCCTATAAAGGCAGAATGAGCAATGTACAAATGGAAATGGCCGATGCTTCTACAGATATTTCATTTGACAATATTGAAAATATCAAATTGAAATACAGTATCAAAACAAGATACGAAATCCTTTAA
- a CDS encoding STAS/SEC14 domain-containing protein, with product MITIIPEAPENVAAFNATGEVTKEDFEKLVIPHVKEKVDEFGELNYLLYLDTDLDNFTMGAWLEDVLLGLKNLAKWNRTAIVTDKEGVQNFTDIFSVLMPGEFKSFPKENLYNALYWCKNGNEVEV from the coding sequence ATGATCACAATTATTCCAGAAGCTCCGGAGAATGTTGCAGCATTTAATGCAACGGGAGAAGTAACAAAAGAGGATTTTGAAAAACTTGTAATTCCGCATGTAAAAGAGAAAGTAGACGAATTTGGTGAGCTGAATTATTTACTGTATTTGGATACTGATCTGGATAATTTTACCATGGGAGCATGGCTCGAAGATGTATTGCTCGGACTAAAAAATCTGGCAAAATGGAATCGTACAGCCATTGTAACAGACAAGGAGGGTGTACAGAACTTTACAGATATTTTCAGTGTTCTGATGCCGGGAGAGTTTAAATCTTTCCCCAAGGAAAATTTATATAATGCACTCTACTGGTGTAAAAACGGCAATGAAGTAGAGGTATAA
- a CDS encoding histidine kinase: protein MKLVFKIIFISMLAVGNFLSAQDSTKVSKVLKSAAKLKKAVDKNDDKAIADTYVGMANDYYNQGNYAKSEEYLTKAKTLFQKLNDKKNLESVTRKLAQSQEKQNKITPALSNYSMAAQMSYSEKSKAVNANDVARLSSPTPELRAEAIQNNINISKKENEQASVSDGYVQLAEVNLQQKDIYKAEENLNNAYKISKKEAPQQALAINQKLADLYVENKNFDKAIEAKKKVLKEDFVKENSQEKVNQIQELADIYIKKNDPKEAVDLLKNAYGIALDKGHTLEAQKSVKKLDSLYAIAGNTDASVQLYRDFLGKLPNLVSKDRSLVDNKILEDTEQRISQLEKEKELKDELIRKKNVFNYGLIGALILLTGLIIFIFRTLKKVQIKNKKIALQSLRREMNPHFIFNSLNSVNHFIATNNELEANQYLTKFSKLMRGVMENSTEDFIPFQQELDLLQNYLALEKTRFADKFDYEIDVDESLNMQNLKVPGMLVQPFLENAIWHGLRYRTEKGFLKLSFEKREQYLKVTIEDNGIGIEESKKQKTQHQKTREGRGMKNTLERIQLLNDLYKKDITCSVKDKENNSGVLVTIQINLTTTHK from the coding sequence GTGAAATTAGTTTTTAAAATAATATTTATTTCAATGCTTGCCGTGGGGAATTTCCTCTCTGCACAGGATTCTACAAAGGTTTCCAAGGTATTGAAGTCTGCCGCAAAATTGAAAAAAGCAGTAGACAAAAATGATGATAAGGCTATTGCTGATACCTATGTGGGAATGGCCAATGATTACTATAATCAGGGGAACTATGCCAAAAGCGAAGAATATCTTACCAAAGCTAAAACTCTTTTTCAAAAGCTTAATGATAAGAAAAACCTGGAATCTGTGACCAGAAAACTGGCCCAGTCACAGGAAAAGCAGAATAAAATAACTCCTGCTCTCAGCAACTACAGCATGGCGGCTCAGATGAGTTACAGTGAAAAAAGCAAAGCTGTAAATGCCAATGATGTGGCAAGGCTTTCTTCTCCTACACCGGAATTGAGAGCAGAAGCTATTCAGAATAATATTAACATCAGTAAGAAAGAGAATGAGCAGGCTAGTGTATCAGACGGCTATGTTCAATTGGCAGAGGTCAATTTACAGCAGAAAGACATTTACAAGGCAGAAGAAAACCTGAATAATGCTTATAAAATTTCCAAAAAAGAAGCTCCACAGCAGGCGTTGGCAATTAATCAGAAGCTTGCTGATCTTTATGTTGAAAATAAAAACTTTGATAAGGCCATTGAAGCCAAAAAGAAAGTTCTGAAAGAAGATTTTGTAAAAGAAAACTCGCAGGAAAAAGTCAATCAGATACAGGAACTGGCTGATATTTATATTAAAAAGAATGATCCAAAAGAAGCCGTAGATTTATTGAAAAATGCCTACGGAATTGCCCTGGATAAAGGACACACCCTGGAAGCTCAAAAAAGTGTAAAAAAACTGGACAGCCTTTATGCTATTGCAGGTAATACTGATGCATCGGTTCAGTTGTACAGAGATTTTCTGGGGAAACTTCCCAATCTGGTTTCCAAGGACAGAAGTTTGGTGGATAACAAAATTCTGGAAGACACGGAGCAAAGAATTTCACAGTTGGAAAAGGAGAAAGAACTGAAAGATGAATTAATCCGTAAGAAAAATGTCTTCAATTATGGCTTGATAGGCGCTCTAATTCTATTGACAGGATTGATTATCTTCATTTTCAGGACCCTCAAAAAAGTGCAGATCAAAAATAAAAAAATCGCTCTTCAGTCTCTTCGCCGGGAAATGAATCCGCATTTTATCTTTAATAGTTTGAATAGTGTAAATCATTTTATTGCTACCAATAATGAACTGGAAGCCAATCAATATCTGACCAAGTTTTCCAAGTTAATGCGAGGTGTGATGGAAAACTCTACGGAAGACTTCATCCCTTTTCAACAGGAACTCGATCTTTTGCAGAATTATCTTGCCCTGGAAAAAACACGTTTTGCAGACAAGTTCGATTATGAAATTGATGTAGATGAAAGCCTGAATATGCAAAATCTGAAAGTTCCCGGAATGCTTGTACAGCCATTTCTTGAAAATGCAATCTGGCACGGACTCCGATACAGAACTGAAAAAGGATTTTTGAAATTGAGCTTTGAAAAAAGGGAACAATATCTGAAAGTCACCATTGAAGACAATGGAATTGGAATTGAAGAAAGTAAAAAGCAGAAAACCCAACATCAGAAAACAAGAGAGGGTAGAGGGATGAAGAATACACTGGAAAGAATCCAGCTCCTGAATGATCTGTATAAAAAAGATATTACCTGCTCTGTAAAGGATAAAGAAAATAATAGCGGAGTTTTGGTAACCATTCAAATTAATCTGACAACAACTCATAAATGA
- a CDS encoding LytR/AlgR family response regulator transcription factor, which translates to MKITAVIVDDEIIAREVLRSYLTKYCPQVEILGEAENIKDAVPLIAENKPQLVFLDVEMPFGNAFDVLEATKEFSYETIFITAFSQYSLQALNKSASYYILKPIDIQELILAVNKVAESLEKKEELNRNKILLENLKLKPEKQQLILPTLQGFDVVKTEDILRLQADGNFTQVYLTDGSKKMVCRFLKHFDDLLETPFVRVHRSHIINTVFVKSYHKSGTVMLSDDTEIEVSGSFKDNFLKVFS; encoded by the coding sequence ATGAAAATTACAGCCGTAATCGTAGACGATGAAATTATAGCAAGAGAAGTCCTTAGAAGTTACCTTACCAAGTACTGCCCTCAGGTGGAAATCCTTGGTGAAGCGGAAAATATCAAGGATGCAGTTCCTTTGATTGCTGAAAATAAGCCCCAATTGGTCTTTCTGGATGTAGAAATGCCTTTCGGGAATGCCTTTGATGTATTGGAAGCTACCAAGGAGTTTTCCTATGAAACCATTTTCATTACTGCATTTTCACAATATTCTTTACAGGCTTTAAATAAATCCGCAAGTTATTATATCTTAAAACCCATTGATATTCAGGAGTTAATTCTTGCTGTAAATAAAGTAGCTGAAAGTCTTGAGAAAAAAGAAGAACTCAACCGGAATAAAATTCTGCTTGAAAATTTAAAGCTAAAACCTGAAAAACAGCAGCTTATTCTTCCTACTTTACAGGGTTTTGATGTAGTAAAAACAGAAGATATTCTAAGGCTTCAGGCAGATGGAAACTTTACCCAGGTTTATCTTACCGATGGCTCCAAAAAAATGGTGTGCCGGTTTTTAAAGCACTTTGATGACCTGCTGGAAACTCCTTTTGTTAGGGTACATCGCTCCCATATCATCAATACAGTATTTGTGAAATCGTACCATAAAAGCGGAACCGTAATGCTTTCTGATGATACCGAAATTGAGGTTTCAGGAAGCTTTAAAGACAATTTCCTGAAAGTTTTTTCATAG